Genomic DNA from Streptomyces sp. NBC_01571:
CGACAGCAGTTGCCGCGTGCGAGGACTTCTGCAGGGGACGTTTCGGCAGAGCTCATTGACGCGCACGGCGCGGTGCCTCCGGTTGAGGTAGATCGGGTGTGCCGTCAGCGGGGTGGGTGTTCCCTTCCAGGTGTAGTTGGCGCAAGGTGCTTTCTGTCTCGTGCCTGAGGTGTTCGGGAGAAGCCAGACGCTGCCACAGCGGGTCCGGGCGGCAGGGGACGGTGGCGCCGCGGGCGGCCCACTCCTTGGCGAGCTGTGTGTACACGGGTGTGCCCTGGTCCGGGGCTTCTGCTGGGGTCTGGCCACGGGCGTGTGCGGGGTGCCTTCGGCGCGTTTGTCCAGGGAGACGGGCGTCGGCTCTGCGTTTGCCGCTGCCTGCCTGTGGGCCCTGGCTGGAGGTCATCCAATGATCATCCGTCACGTTCGTCAAAACGATCCGGCCGCCCTCTTGGACACCGCTTCTGGTCCGCTGCGACGAACTCGGCCACGGCCCTCCTTCAGCGAGGTGCGACACCGTTGGGCTGCCCGGCCGTAAACCGGTTGGTCCGTCTGGTCGTTGGGTGGTCCGGGATGAACTCCCGACCCGGGGTATTTCCCCGAGCGTCCGCGGGGCGGGGCCCCGCCGGCCTGGCACCTGAATCCGCTCCGCCCCGCGCCGTCGCGCCGAGCGGGATTGCGTGGAGCGGGAAGTTGCCTGCGCGGCGCAGAGAACGGGCGGCCGGCCGGCGCGTTCTGCGTCTGCGCTCCGTCTCTCTCAAGGCGCTTGCCGGCGGTGGTCCGCTTCCTGGAGGGCACCCTTGTATGTCTCCGCGGCTTCGGGGGGCCGGCCCGCGCGGGCGCCGAGGTCGGCCGCCAGCAGCCTGTTGAGGGCGCTGGAGTTGCTGCTTTCGGCGTACTCGAGCATGTGCAGGAGGGCTGTGAGCTCGCCCTGGCGGAGGTGCAGATGGGTCAGGGGGTCGGAGGCGCGGGAGACCAGTGCCCGCCGCACGCGGTCTTCGTAGGCACGTCTGTGCAGGTCGGCGAAGCGGATCTGGGGTTCCTCGAACAGGTAGGGCTGGGCGGGAAGGTAGGGGGCCAGGCTGTCCAGCAGCGTGGGGATGTCCTGGCCCTCCTGTCGGTAGGACGGCTGTTCGCCGCTGCCGGCCCCGCCCGGGTCGAGACGGAAAGCGTCGACGAAGGCCGTGACGAGCCGGGGCTCGGGAAGCAGGCCGGCCCCGGGCCACCGGACACCGGACAGGTACCGGTCCTCTTCGTCGGCCGTGTAGAGACACCAGCCGGACGTGCCCGCCCAGTGGAGCCCGCAGTCGCCCCCGCCATGCCGGTCCTGGAATGCCTGCGTGAACGAGATGCCGGCCTCGACGTCGAGGTACTCGCCATCCTTGTCGCGCCAGGGACCGCAACTCTGAATCCCGGTCACCGGCAGACCCGCTTCCAGGAGGCACTCGGCGACAGCAGCGGCATAGTGGCCCGCCCGCCTCGCGAGCTCAGCTGACATCTGGGGGCTCGGTTCGCTGGCCACGGAACTCTCTCTCCGCTGTCGGGATCGGACGGTGACGTCGCCGTAGGCCGTGCCGGGCCGGATCGGCGTCCGCCGCAGCGCGTGCAGCAGCGCGTCCCGGCTCGCGTCCGCGGGGTACGACGGCTGGTGATGGTACCGACCCGAACTCGGAGCGGCCGGCACTGCTCCCTGTGTTGCGCCGCGGCGGTGCCGGGGGAGCGGCCGTGGTTGTTCGAGCTCGATTACCTTCTCACGAGCCATGCGGAAATCTATGTTGGCTGGAGTAGACATTGGGCGGTGGCTTGGTTATGGTTTCTCTCGTAGCCAGGAAGAGAGCAGGACCCGGCAGACACGAACTGCCAGGTAGCAGCATGTAGTTGCAGTGCGCAGGACGGTGCGGTGGTGGAGTTTCGAAGCCATTTTTTTTGCAGGACGGCGACGGGACTGACGACCGGACCGGGTGGCCCGCAGTGATCAGGGGCCACCATCAGTAGGACCGCAGGTATTGCGGTGGCAGTACCGGCAAGTGCAGTACGCAGTACCCAGCAGTGGAGTCAGTGAGCGGTACCTCGGTGAAGGCGTCGGCTGCGGGCGCGCGCACCGGGAGGTTCGGCAGTGGGGTTCTAAGCCAGAGCAGATGCAGGACGGGCGACGGGGCTGGCTGCCGAAGAGTGGCGCTGTGACAGGCCACTGTGCGGTTCGCATCACCAGCAGTACGCAGTTCCCGTTTGGTAAGTGATTGATCCCAGAGGGAAAGAACGGAGGGACCGAGCGCCATCAGGATCGCCCGGGCGTGAGTAGTGAGCCCGGGTACCGCAGGACATCGATAGTGAGGTGGTCTCCGGTCGAGCAACCGCGATCCCCGCATTCCCCGTCCTCTCCCGGGCGGGCGTGCGGACACAGAAGGCCGGCGCGATATCAGGGCCGGCAGATGGTGTAGCAGTTCCTTCGGGGCCCTGGTGCCAGTACGGCACCAGGGCCCCTCGACGCGTTCCACAGAGAGATCAGATGACAGCAGACGATTCGTTCAGCCGTCCCGATGACGGCGATCACCCCGCCTGCACGCTGGGCCGCGCCGCCGAACAACCGCCCGGAACCGTCAGGCGGCCTGGGTGAGTTCGGCGCGGCCGAACAGCAGCGCGTATCCGGACGGGAGCCGGCCGAGGATGCGGTCCATGAGGCCAGGCCCCGCCAGGTGGGCGACGACGGCGAGGACGGCTCCGGTGTCCCAGCGTGCGACCGCGGGGGTGACACCCGCGTGTGTGGCGAGGTCCTTGACGAAGCCCCAGCCGGTGAGCGGTTGGAGGTCGGGGATCTGGCTGGTGAAGACGAGGGCGGCCTCAGCGGGCAGGCAGGCGGCGAGGTCGACGCGCTCGTCGCCGGTGAGCTGACGGCCCAGGGCCTCCAGCACGCCACGTGTGACGTCCTCGGCCCGCTCCCGGGTGGGATATGCGCCCTCGTACCGGACTCTTTCAAGCATCTGCCGAAACGTCATGCTGGGTCGGGCAGTGGCCGGTTCACGCAGCGGAAGCATGGGGGAGTGGTTGCCTTTCTCGTGCGACGGCGTTTTCTCCGTTGGGCAGGGCCGGCCGGGTGGGTCCCGGCCGACCCCGCCGATGTGATGAGCGGGTCGCGCTTTCCTGGGTTCAGGCGCGCTCGGGACGGCCGAAGAGGAGGTCGTAGCCCGGGGGGAGCTGGAGCAGGATGCGGCCGGTGAGTTCCTCGCCCGCCGCATCGGCGGCCACGCTCAGTACGGCGCTGACATCCCAGGCCGCCGTCTGTTCGGTGGCTCCCTCGATCCACGCCGCGGTCGCTCGCAGGAACCGCTCCGGCGGGAGCGGTTCGGCTGTCTGCAGCGGGTTGAGAAGAACCAGGGCGAAGGTCTCCGGGAGCCGGGCGGCCAGCTCGGCCCGGACCTCACCCACCAGATGCGCGCCCAGCAATGCCAGAACGGTACGCGCAGCCCGTTCGGCTTCCTGGGGTGTGGTGTACTCGCCGCGTTCTTGAACGTGGTCGAGGAATGCTTCCCATCGCATGGCTACCACTGCCTCTTCACGTCGTTGTGTGACGGACGCGGGGCGGAGGACGGGACCAGAGAGGCGGAACGATGCCCGTCCTCCGCCGTCGGCGCGGCCGGGGAACCGGCTCCTCAGCCGCCGAGTTGCTTGCGGTCGGACTCCCCGCCGATTGCGATCTTGCGGGGCTTGGCGCGCTCGGCGATGGGGATCCGCAGCGTCAGTACCCCCGCTTCGTAGTCGGCCGTGATGCGCTCGGTGTCCAGGGTGTCGGCCAGGACCAGCTGGCGGGAGAAGACGCCCAGGGGCCGCTCGGAGAGCTCCAGCTGTACGTCGTCGGCCTTCGCGACCGGACGCCGCTCGGCCTTGACGGTGAGCATGTTCCGCTCGACATCGACATCGATCGCGTCCTTCGCGACACCGGGCAGATCGAGGGCGATCACGTACTCCTCGCCCTCGCGGTAGGCGTCCATCGGCATGGTCGAGGGCCTCGTCCAGGTGCCGGCCCCACCCGTCAGCTGCTGAGCAAGACGGTCGAGTTCGCGGAAGGGGTCAGTGCGCATCAACATCGCGAAAACACCTCCAAAGGTCTGGCATGAACTGCCAATGCGCTTGGTCTGACACCGTTGTAACATGTCATCCAAACGATGACAACTGAAGGCGTCATCGAAAGGGTGACACCCGAGAGGATCTTCATGAGCGCCTCCTCCGAGCCGCATGACCCCGCCTCGTTCCTCGCCGCCGCGACAGCGCTGAACACGATCAGTGAGGCCGTCCGCACCGCTCACGACCCACCGACCGCAGCGCCCTCCCAGGACGGACCGGTCAGTGTGGACCAGGCCCTGACCGCACTCCTGCTGTTGCGAGAACTACGCGACGAACTCGCACGCTGGGAACCTGGACTGATCGAGGCAGCCCGCGCCGCAGGCTCCAGCTGGGCGGACCTCGCCCACCCCCTGGGCGTCGCCAGCCGCCAGGCCGCCGAGCGCCGCTACCTGCGCGTACGCCCCGGAACACCCGGCACCACCGGCGAACAGCGCGTACAGGCCACCCGCAACCGCCGGGCCGCCGACCGCACCACTACCACCTGGGCCCGGGCCAACGCCGCCGAACTGCGCCAGCTCGCCGGCCAGGTCTCCGCGCTCACGGACCTCCCGGCTCGTGCCCGCACGCCGCTGGCCCGGCTCGCAAACGCCCTGGCCGACAACGACGCCGCCCACCTCATCGATCCACTCGCAGACACCCACACACACCTCGCGGCCACCCACCCCGACCTCGCGGCCCGCATCGCCGCCATCACCCACCACGCCGACCAAATCCGCCAGGCCGGTGACGACCCCCACTGAACACCGGAGCACTCCCGATTGGCGGTTGTGCTCCGGTCTGCGGCACTGATGCCAGAAGCCGGTCGCCCTGGAGTGGGCGGTGGCACGGATGCGCTGGTCGGGCACCCGTCCACGCAATCCTTGGCGGAGCTGGAGAAGTGTGTGAGGCAGGCACACACATCAGGAGCCGGCGCTCTGACCGAGCCCCAAGGCTGGCATATCGTCATACGTCAGAGCACGGAACACTCGTTGGCCACGGGTCTCGTCCGGCATGATCGGACTCTGGCGCCGTCCGACGACGTGCGCATGACCCTGGTCAGGGACCAGGCCCGCGGATGCATGACACATGACCGAGCGGCGCCAGCCCCGTTTCGACCCCGTCCGCGCCGCGGCCGGCCAGGCCGGCAGCATCGCCGAACTCCTCGACGTCATGTGCGAACAAGACCACAACGACGGCCCGCCTCCGTATGTCTGTGTCTCCCAGTTGCGTGTGACGCACATCGTCGACCGCGAGAGAGGGATCCGCGTGCGGGCGCTCACCCGGCTCCTGGGCGCATCGCCGCCCTCGGTCCGCCGCTTGGCCGACCCGCGCCGACGCCACGAGAGACACTTAGCCCGGCCCCCCGGCATGCCGGTACACCGATCCCCCAGATCTGTCCGCCCAATGATCCACACGTGAGGTGGAGGAAGGCGCCCTCACCGACATGCCGTGACGCGAACCGGCGGTGCCTCCCTCCCTGGTGGAGGAGGGAAACACCACCGGTTCGCTGCGGTCAGCTCGTGGTCAGCATGCCTTCGCGAAGCTTGGCGAGGGTGCGGTTGAGCAGACGGGAGACGTGCATCTGGGAGATGCCGAGGTGCTCGCCGATCTGGGCCTGGGTGAGTTCCTCGACGAACCGCATGTGGATGATGCGCCGCTCGCGGTCGTCGAGTTCGGCGATCAGCGGGGCGAGGGCGTTGAAGTCCTCGACGAGTTCGAGAGCGTTGTCATCGATGCCGATGAAGTCGGCCAGCGCCGCTTCGCCGTCCTCACTGGAGCTGATGGTGGCGTCGAGGGAGGAGGAGTTGTAGCCGTTGGAAGCCAGGCGCGCTTCGTTGACCTCCTCCTCGCTCAGGCACATGAGCTGCGAGAGTTCCTTGACGCTGGGCATGCGCCCCAGTCGGCTGCGGAGTTCCTCG
This window encodes:
- a CDS encoding DUF6292 family protein gives rise to the protein MASEPSPQMSAELARRAGHYAAAVAECLLEAGLPVTGIQSCGPWRDKDGEYLDVEAGISFTQAFQDRHGGGDCGLHWAGTSGWCLYTADEEDRYLSGVRWPGAGLLPEPRLVTAFVDAFRLDPGGAGSGEQPSYRQEGQDIPTLLDSLAPYLPAQPYLFEEPQIRFADLHRRAYEDRVRRALVSRASDPLTHLHLRQGELTALLHMLEYAESSNSSALNRLLAADLGARAGRPPEAAETYKGALQEADHRRQAP
- a CDS encoding DUF2267 domain-containing protein; this encodes MLPLREPATARPSMTFRQMLERVRYEGAYPTRERAEDVTRGVLEALGRQLTGDERVDLAACLPAEAALVFTSQIPDLQPLTGWGFVKDLATHAGVTPAVARWDTGAVLAVVAHLAGPGLMDRILGRLPSGYALLFGRAELTQAA
- a CDS encoding DUF2267 domain-containing protein, producing MRWEAFLDHVQERGEYTTPQEAERAARTVLALLGAHLVGEVRAELAARLPETFALVLLNPLQTAEPLPPERFLRATAAWIEGATEQTAAWDVSAVLSVAADAAGEELTGRILLQLPPGYDLLFGRPERA
- a CDS encoding Hsp20/alpha crystallin family protein, producing MLMRTDPFRELDRLAQQLTGGAGTWTRPSTMPMDAYREGEEYVIALDLPGVAKDAIDVDVERNMLTVKAERRPVAKADDVQLELSERPLGVFSRQLVLADTLDTERITADYEAGVLTLRIPIAERAKPRKIAIGGESDRKQLGG
- a CDS encoding type III effector protein, encoding MSASSEPHDPASFLAAATALNTISEAVRTAHDPPTAAPSQDGPVSVDQALTALLLLRELRDELARWEPGLIEAARAAGSSWADLAHPLGVASRQAAERRYLRVRPGTPGTTGEQRVQATRNRRAADRTTTTWARANAAELRQLAGQVSALTDLPARARTPLARLANALADNDAAHLIDPLADTHTHLAATHPDLAARIAAITHHADQIRQAGDDPH